The Callospermophilus lateralis isolate mCalLat2 chromosome 18, mCalLat2.hap1, whole genome shotgun sequence nucleotide sequence ATTTGGGGGCTGGGCCTTAGCTCAGTGGCTGGGCCCTTGCCTGGcacgcgtgaggccctgggttcgagcctcagcgccACCAAACGAACAAATAAAGGCCTTCTGAACTGCCCTTCTGTGTAGACTATAGaagcactgtttgtttttgtttttggggggtgtggggtgggcatggtactggggattgaacccaaggcgttTTACTGCATGCCACCGCCCCAGTCCCCTTGACTTTTTATTGAGACGAGGTCTTGCTctattgctgaggctaactttgaacttggaatccttcctgctttctgagtcactgggatgtggctagtttacaatttttgacAATCGCTTCATATTTAACTGAACCTAAATATAAGTTACTTAAGCTTTATTTTCCTATAGTAAGGAACGTTTTGCTCAGAGCGATTGTCAAACTTCAAGGCACGTTGCTATTTATTCCCAATGCACCAATAATGCAAAGTGCAGCCCCTTGCTCCCTCTTAAAAAGCTAGACGCTGGTTTTGCACAAacatggatgaatatttttaaatgctatatcagcATCCATACAAGAGTAACTGTAGCATCTCATTTACCTAGATAATTAGAAAATCTAAACTATAGCATTACAAATGAAGTCAGTGGTGGCGAGCGAGTGGTtcgtgcctgtgatcccagtggcttgggaggctgagacaggagaatcctgagagttcaaagccagcctcagcaaaggcgaggagctaagcactcagtgagaccctgtctctaagtaaaaatacaaaatagggctggggatgtggctcagtggtcagtgcccctgagttcaatccctggtgccaaaaggaaaaaaaaaagttcatcctTTTATTCTAGCAGAGACCAATTTTGTTCTAAACTAATAGCACACAGTAGATACCTAAGACTTATGGTAGCTTAAATAATATGAAATTATTACAAAAACTGGAGAGAAGGGAGGAGTTCATGGTATGGTTGACTTGGAGCTCGGAAAAATCCATCCTGGGAGTCACAAAATGACAGATAATGCCCTGAAGGAAAACTTCCAGCCAATACCAGCCCCTGTCTTTTGTCCAAAGACATCCACAAACCAAACCAATCATGAAGGAAGGCACGAGGCCCCAAAGGTGTCAAAAAATTGGTGAATCCTCCAGTTGAAATAAGAGAGCACGGCATGATGTCATATCTGAGCATTTTAATGTGACAAAGTTGTTACACACTGTGGTTCTCTGCACATTGCtagagggaagatgacttttgtaaAAATGAAATAACTCTGACAAAGGTGCCAGTCAAACTCCGTAGTGCCACACAGTTCACAAAGTTTCCCATATATGTGGCAACACAGCAAATAATCCTAATATGGACAGCAGGGGATCAATTGCTGACTACCTCCTTAGAAAACGAATCACTAGAGATTTGCTGTGATGAGTTATGTTGAACAAGGAAAGAACGCACTGCTTGTACTCCTAAGGCCTTTCTCCAGTGTGAATTTCCTGGTGTTGAATTAGGTCAGAAAAATGGCTAAAGAATTTTCCAACACCTACTGcatttgtatgtgtatgtgttgctgagaactgaacccagggttCTGCACATGTTGcctaactgagctacatcccactgCCCACTGCAATTTTAATACCTTCCTTGGTATGGATTGTTTTTTGAAACAAAGTTCACTTCATGGCAAGAAATAACATATGTcactttaatatatattaaaggcaaaagtatttattatttacagctaggaaagagaaaactcaagcagGCCCCACAGGGAATAGCATCAGGGCAGCCACAGCAACCTGAAGTTGTAGGGGACAGTTTATATGAGACTACTGGATTGAATTAGCTGTTTCCCAGATTCCCTGTGAATGGGCTAATTTAAGTAATTGGATACAGATATAATTAGCTGCTCCAAAAGAGGAACTGACCTACTTCTAGCCTAGGCCTCCAAGTGGATTCAGCattatattcatttaaaaaaatttaaaagtatgtaTCCAATTGTAATACTCTTATAAAGGGATATAGATCAACTGAACAGAattcagaaataaaccctggcatATGTGGTCAAATGATTTTGAAAAGGGTTCTAAGCCTACTCAATAGGGAGAAAGGACAATCTTTTCAATATATTGTGCTTAGAAAGCTATATACCCACATGGAACAGTATGAAGTTTGGCCTAATATTTTGTACCAAAATAAACCTAAGTCACACACAATGACACATATCTGTAGTCCTAGCTACTCCAAAGGCTGAGGTGGGAAGATCACTTGTACCCAGGTGTTCAGCCTGGGCAacgtagcaagaccctatctcaaaagatCATCAAAGACATAAACATAAGGCCTTAGGGAAAATGCTTCATGACACTGAATTTGACAGTGATTTCTTGGTTATAACATCAAAAGCACGGATAAAAATTAACTAGACTACAAAACAATCAAAATTCCTTCAAACAACATCAAAGGGCacaattaataaaacaaaaaggtaaCCTAtggattgggagaaaatatttgaaaagcatATATTTAGGATGGCATTAAAATCCAAAATGTTTAAAAAGTTTCTacaggtctacaaaaaaaaatcaaatagccccattaaaaaatggaaaaatgacttgaaaagatattttttcagatatacaaATCTGAAGAAGCACAGGAAAAGATGTGTCACTAATGGTTAGCAGTATAAAAGTAGAAAATGCAGGGCTCCACCTCACACCCAAGATAGctgctaaaaaacaaaacaaaacaaacaaacaaacaaacaaaaaaacaattccctctctgagagagagagagagagagagagagagagagagagagaatgaactgAAGTATTGGcatattggcaaggatgtagaaAATGAAACCCTTGAGCACCGTTGTGAAAACATAACTGGTGCAGGTAGTATGAAAAACAGttcctaaaaatattttatgatccAAAATTTCCCCTTCTGGGCATATACCCTAATACCCAAACAGAACTGAAGTGGGGTTTCAAAAAGCTATGTATGTATGTTTATGTTCATAACAGCACTTTCCCTAGTAGTCAAAAGGTAAAAGAAACCCAATGTCCATTAAccaatgaatagataaagaaatgtgTTATGTACATACGATGGAATATTATTTCACTGGGGAAAAAAGCCAGTGGGGTGAGGAtttctgacacatgctacaaaTGGGTGAACCTTAAGAACATtatcctaagtgaaataagtgtTTCACAAAAAGATGAATGTTGTATGACTCTACTTATATAAGATGCTAATAGGTAACAAATCCTTAGAACAGAATATAGAAGAGTACTAGTCAGGGGCACCAGGAAAGAGGAGAATAGGGTATCACTTCTGCAAGATAAAAAGGTTTCTGAGATCAATTGCATttgaaatatgaatttacatagcaTTAACTGTCAATTTAAAATGGTCAATGGTAGATTTTCTTCATTGTGAAATTTCTAATGTTTAATAAAGCTGGAGCTGTACTTGAAGAAAGCCCCACACCTACAGGACAGACAAGCCTCTCTTCACTGTGGATTTTCTGGTGGTGAACCAGATGGGATTTCCTAATGAAGGCCTTGCGGCACTCACTGCACTCGTAAGGTCTTTCTCCAGTGTGGATTTTCTGGTGCTCAACAAGTATATGTTTGTGGctaaaggctttcccacattcacTGCATTCGTAAGGCCTTTCTCCAGTATGATTTCTCCAGTGTTTAATGAGGTTGGAGTTGTACCTAAAGAATTTTCCACATTGACTGCACTCGTAAGGCCTTTCTCCAGTGTGAACTCTCTGGTGTCTAATGAGTCTGCAGTGGTACCTAAAGGATTTCCCACATTCACTGCACTTATAAGGCCTTTCTCCAGTGTGATTTCTCCAATGTTTAATGAGGTTAGAGTTGTACCTAAAGAATTCCCCACATATGCTACACTCATAAGGCCTTTCTCCAGTGTGAAGTCTCTGATGTCTAATGAGTGTGGAGTTGTACCTAAAGAACTTCCCACATTCACTGCACTTATAAGGCCTTTCCCCAGTGTGAACTCTCTGGTGTTTAATGAGTGTGGAGCTGTCCATAAAGAATTTCCCACATTCACTGCATTCATAAGGCCTTTCTCCAGTGTGAACTCTTTGATGTCTAAAAAATGTGGAACTGTACCTAAAGAATTTCCCACAAATGTCACACTCATAAGGCCTTTCTCCAGTGTGAACCCTCTTATGTCTCATGAGTCTATAGTTGTACATAAAGGATTTTCCACACTCTCTACATTCGTAAGTCCTTTCTCCACTGTGAATCCTCTGATGTTTCACAAAGTTGGCATTGTACCTAAAGAATTTCCCACATTTGCTGCACTCATAAGGCCTTTCTCCTCTGTGGCTTTTGTGGTGCTCAAGCATTGAATGTTTGTAtctgaaggctttcccacattgaCTGCATACGTAATCATTGTGTCCACTCTGAAGGGCTTCCTTGCCCTCAGTTTCCCTGTCTGGCTTCCACCCACAGTGAGAGACTTGGTGCTGGAAAAGGCGTGAGGTGGCTGGCAATTCCTTCCACTCTTCCCTGCACGTGAGGGCCCTCTCTGCCATGTGAACTCCGTGGTTCTTCAAAAATGAAAGTTTCCAATTGTCCCTTCTGGAAAGATTCTTTTCAATCTGCTTTTGGGGCTGGTAAGGCTCTGACTCACAAATATGTATCTTTTGTTCAGTTTGTGTTCTATTTTGTTCAGCCAGGTGCAGAATATCTTTCAAGAGTGGGTCACATGTTTCActaggctgggcattctgggtggATGAACCTGGCTTTGGAGTCCTGACCTGTGGTGCTCCTACAGAAACACCTTGCTCAGGAGCTGCCTTCTCAGCCTCGGCTCCATACCAACAACCTGTAAGGACAGAAATATGATGAAGTGCAAGTTGACTCTGATGAGAGGGGGAGCCCCATCATAAATGTGTGTCAGACGTCCATGAATAAGTTCATGGCTTTGCTGACAGGAGGTGGATATAAAGCCAGTGAGGAAGGCCTGCAGCACAGAGCTGGGCCTGGCAAGCTTCCATGGTGGAAAGCTCTGACGATGGATAAAGACACAAAATGGGGCTATGGTGTAGGGGAAAGAAGCAAGCCCTCCAACCTACTGCTCTGCAAATGATTTCAAcaggccatggctgtttgtgacgGGTGAACAGTGTGTAGGAGGCACGGCTATTTGTGACTGTGAACATGTGTAGAAGGCTGTATCCAGACCTGGGGACACTATTGGTGACAGCATCAGGTGTTCAATGTGGAGATGCATGCAGACTTCACAACTCCTTAAGTAAAGCTCACGTGTTGGAGGGCCCTGCAAAGGGAACATTGGGGGGAATGGGTGAGAGATGGAGGCCACAAAAGGGAGGAGGGGATGTGTGGCACTAGTGGTAGACAAGGGCAGGACATCAGAGTAGATATGACAATGGAGAAGAGAAGGTATAAATTGTGGCCTCTGGCCctggcatcaaacaatggtgagcTCAGGGAAGGTTCCCAGTGTGATCTGAACCCAGCTCTGACATCACCCTTTCTCAACTACCAGCCAACAGAACCAAACCCCTTTAAGACTCTATTACAATTGCTAAAGTAATATTCACCCTCTCAGGTACCCAGGGCTCTCCCTATCACTCAAGGTGAAAAACTGCATGAGACTTGGAAAGGGCTGGTCCCAGGGAAAAGAAGGAAACTGGACAGAGATCCACCCCATGACACCCCACATTCCATAATCATAAGCATGTCAGAGAACAGTCCTGCAGAATCAACCCAGTGGCCCCCACATTAATGATCATTGCAGTGCCAGAAATTCCTGTTCCAGGCCAGGCCATCTGTTCAAATATAACCTGGCAAGGGACAGGCAAGGTCAGTAGAATCTCTTGGATAAACTGGACATTTCTGACTTGAGTCTTTCTTGCAAGCCCTCAGAGCAGTGGGGGCTGGGCTGCTAGGGTAGAACTGGAGCTGTGGACAGAGCCCTGGCCTGGCCCCCACAACATACCTGCTTGGAAATCAGGGAAGGAAGTAGACCCATGAACATACCAGGAAAACAGAGCTGCCCTTGGGTAACAGGGACAGGAGCCCAACCAAAGATACTGTGTAGAAGTGAGAGCCTTACCTAGTGAGGACAAAAGTGCCAAGGTCTCCAGCATCACCTCACAGTACAGGAGTCTCTGAGCCTCATCAAGGTGCCCCCACTCTTCCTGGGAGAAATAGATGGCCACGTCCTCAAAGACCACACGACCCTGCCACAGTAGAAAAAGTCCAGTAGATGAGAGCCTTCTCTTCAAACTGGGTTGTGTTAGATCCTACATTGATCTATGTGGCACCCATTGATTACGGGGCTAAACTAACAGGTTTGTTTACATCTCCTAGGCCATGCTAAGCCCACATTCAGAGTGACCTCCTCATCTAGCTCTCACAGATCAAGCCCATAGTCCCCTTGTCCTAAGTCAAACCAGGGCCAAACCCTGGTGCCCCAGGAATGCTGGAATTACTTAACACCCAAATTTAAGCTGGTCATCCTGCCCTGACTTGTCTTTTCCTTGGGAACCCCAATAATGACCATGGCCTAaacgtcccctttgctcctgacttatgccttCTGACCAATCAATTCTTTTATGTGATGTGGCCCTGCAACATGTGGCATGCACTGTTCTTGGAAAAATGTAAGGAATAAATTCTTTCTTTTATTGTCATTGGCATATACCTGTCGTCACTCATTCATATCCATAAAGTTCAATCACTGCTACACTTCTGTCCAGTTTCCAGTCCTTCCCCACAACCACTCACTACTAAATCTCCTCCACACCTCCCAAAGTAGAAGAGCAGCTCATTGCCATGATCACTGTGTTTAGCACACAGAAAAACAGGTGGGAGGAGGAGTAAATAAGCACCACCCAGGCTGTGGGCCTGGCATACAGAACTCTACCCCCTCAGGCCAGCCAGTTTCCCTGGGCcccccagatcttgcttcccagaAAACCAAACTTGGACTCACCCCTCTCCCTCCTGTGCCCAGTTCAGGGCCTAGACTTAATCACTAACAATTCTCCAACACACACATCACTCTTTGAACTGCACTTTGATCACAGCTTCGGCTCCTCCACTACTATAGTTCCAGAGACACCTCCTGGACCACACCACAGATATTTCCATTACTCTGCAATATGGAAACAAGATAGCATAGAGCAAATACAACCAGTGACCAATTCGGCCCCAGTCCTGGTTCATAACACCAGATTTCCCTAGCACCAGGGGTCGATCAAAGCCCTGCTGTGACGGTCTCCACTCTAGCCCCTTTTCAACTCTACTCAGTCACCCAAGCCTATGCAGGGACCTCAAACACTATGGCCATCCAGCTTCTGCACTGCATTTCTTGTCCCATAAGCAGTCATGACCATCTGCTCTCCACCAAAACTTCATTCAAAACCCAGCTGCACTGACCTTCAAACCTTCACCCAAACCCTCACCCCACCTCACCCCAATCAAGGCTTAGCAAGGTTATTGATCCCCTCCCCCCTTCCCCCACAGTATCCATATCATGTTCACTTGCTCCTCATTCTGTCTTATTCCTCCACCCCACTATCTCACACATACACTCTCACACTCCGAATCCTCATCGGTACTTTGTAACTCCAACCACTAGCACCTAAGCATCCCACTGAGAGATGCAGTTTGCAGTCCCCCTGACCTCTCACTCCTTATCCTTAAATAGCATTACCACAATAACCTACAGACTACAGACGCTGCCTTCTAGTTCTGACCCACAACTTCATTCTCAGTCCCACACCAGCCACCATGCTGTGCATGTCTCCAAtatggactcctccaccaggagtCACCACatcactttctctcttttttaaataaatgtgtatATTCGTGTGGGGGGagggtaggtggacacaatacctttatttatttttatgtgatgctgaggatcaaatccagtgcctcacacatgccaagcaaatgctccaccactgagccacaacccagcccactTATCACTTTCTATATTGTGAAACATGGGCAGCTCCAGTACAAAGCATATGGCAAAGCCAGAGGGAGTCCTTTAAGTCTGAGTCATAACACGGCCCTCTTCTGCTTCAAATCTTCTTAGATTCCACCCCCCCCCCCGAAATAAGAGGAACAGAACCTGAGGCTGTCATTCTAGGCCTGATGTCTGTGCCTCTGTCCACCCCTCCCTGCCCCCACGCCTACCACACATAATAGAGATTTGCAGTTCCCTGAAAATGTCTGCTCTGTTTCACCTCCAAGCACTTGAACATTCTAGATCCCGTGCCTTGTACCTTACCCCATCAGCTGTCAAAAACAGGAATGACCCAAGACCAAATATAGGATATTGGACCTGGTGGAACCCATTCTTCAGACATGAAAGAGGGGAGAAGGGCAGAAAAACAGTCTCTTATATTGGGGTGCCAGAGCCACATGGGAGGTAACAGGGTGGTTGAAAGGGAACCCTCTACTCACCTgtgcagggttcatttctgccatTGCCAGGGGACCCTGAGGGAAGAGGgaggtcatgagaaatcacaatcaCAGTAGAACCTACAGGTTGAGTTGGACCACCGCCTCTCTGCCCAGCCTTGGATCAAATTGACCTCAAGCTGATTTTATGAACTCAGCTGCTCAGAGGGGCTTAGCAGACCTGTGACTCTGGGAAAGAACTAAACCTCCCTGGGCTTCATCTCTAAATAGAGGAGAAGAATGGTTCCTACTTACAGGGCTCATATAGGTATCAAACATTTGACGCACACACTACATAGCAGATAATTCTATCCATAGGATTGTTTTATAAGTTTTCAGTACAAATGAAGGACTATGGCTTTGAAATTGGATGTATcctttcagctttttttttttttgatgttgtaGAGGATATGATATGAATTTTCCATAGTAAGCAAATAGAGATAAATTAATGTCAAACTGATCATGAAGTTTGCAGAACTTGCACTTACTGAGTAacttcacttttatttatttacttattgagacagagtctcactaagttgcttagatcctcactaagttactgaggctggctttgaacttgcaatccttatgcctcaacctcccaagtcactgggattacaggcatgcactgtgGAACCCAGCTAAATGATTTCACTTCTaattgcctatatatatatatatatttagaaagaTACTGGTTAATTAGTATTTAAATCAATAAGTAGCTCATACATTCTCAGAATAATAAGCTGTAGGAAGAGGCTGAACAGGCAAGTCAACTACTTGTCCTTTCTGCAACCAGGCCTGCTTACTTAACAGGGAAGAGAACTTGTTGGTGTCTCTTTTTGACTACAACAGCAAATTATCCCTTCTTGCCTTAAAATGTGAGGGAGGAAAAGAAGCAGTGTCCTGGTCTGGAGTCTATCTGCTACACTAGCCTACATGACCTTTCTTTTGTTCTACAGTGATCCTAAAGGTCAGCCAAGTCTTCAGGTGGAGAATATGAACAATCTAACATCTTGGTCTCCATCCCAGTCCAGCTCCAAGTTGCCAAGACTGTCCTCAAACTTGAATCCTCTTGCCCCATCCCGTCAGGTTGCTGGGATCATGGGCATGCAACACCTGCCCAGCCAAATCTCCTTTTTTGCATACATGGTCCAGAATCCCTCCTTGGCCAGGTTTGCAGCTCTCTGAAGAGTCGGGACATGGTCTGCTTCACGTCTCAGCCAACCCCACAGAGCCCCCCCAGTCTTAAAACCTTAAGACTTCCTCACCCAATTGGGCCCTCAGGCCCTTCCCACACTTTCCATCCCTTTGATATTTCCGGCCCAGCCCTCTTCCTCCCACTGCGGGCCCCTGTGTCCACTATCTATCTGCTATCTGCACCTGAGATATACAGGAAGAATATGGCTGAAATAACCCATGGTCTTCTTCCTGAACCTGTCCCCTCCTAACTTCCCCAACACCATTATTTCAGATGTTGGGGAGCGGCAGGAAATCCTTTAGGCTCTGTAAGATCCCTAAAACCTCATCACACTAGCACCTACCAGAATATTCCTGGGATCCACTGCTGTTACCTCACCAGTCCCTCTGCCTTAATTCCCCATCTTATCTCTCTgtaaactccctttttcttttctttctttccttttttttttttctttttggtactggggattgaactcaggggcactcaaccactgagccacaccccagccctattttgttttttacttagAGTCAGGTCTCACTTGGGTCCTGCCTCCGCCGGCCGCCCGCTCTCTCCCGTGAACCGCTTCCTCGGGACGCCCCTCCCATTCACCCCGCCCACAACCTTCCTCGGCGGCCCCGCGGGAGGCTGCCGCGCCCTCCGTCTCACCTGCTCTCTGCAGGCCGACGCCCAGTTTCCCCAATGCTGCCGACTCGCATTCGAGGCGGGGACGGGGACGTTTCCACACCGGGTCACATGGCTGAAACCTGACCCCACATGAAGCCCCTCTGCTCCGACCGGCCCTGGCTGCCGACCGCGGGCAGGCGCGCCTCCACCCGGGCTCTGTCCCAGGCAGGTCGGGCACTCGGGCAGGGAGGCCGAGCTCAGGGGCGCGGCCTCCCCCCGCCCAGGCGGGCAGCGGGGGAGCGAGGCAGGGCTGGGGGAAGGGCTTGGGTAGGAACAGTGCCGCCTTCGCCAGCCAGGATCAGCTCAGGCTCGTCTCCGGCTTCGGGTGTGGGCGCCAAACCTCTTGCGCTTTCCTGCTGTCACCGAGGTGACAACCAAGTACTCCATAGGCCCGAAGGGATTAAGAAACCCAAGAACAACCAAAATGACTGCCGCCGGAAGTCCCGCCCCGCGCGATGCGCACGCACGTGAATGACGCTGCGTAAGCTTTCATTGGGCCAGTCGCTGCGACCTCCGCTAGGACTTCTGGGTAATGGAGTTTGCACACCGCTGCCCGTCTCCTCTCAGTGATTTGACCACGCCTTGTttgctaaaggcagggtggcactGGTGGGACCCTGAGAAGTGGGGTTCCAGTGCTGCAAAGATAGGAAGCTTTTTCTTAAAGGCGACATATCAAGTTATCTTGGAGTGTAGGAGTCTTTTAGAAACCCATTAGAAAcccattatttcagactctgaagCATAAGATCCTAAAAGACTAtttaattaaagggatacactacgccataaagggactccacatcctcTAAAGTTTTTGGTTGTCTTGTTGCTTTTCAAATACATGTAGAGATAAGCTTTGGAGTTATTTCATAGTTTCAAGGGGGACGAAGTGTATATATACCTCAGTTGTGATGCATGTGCGGGACTGTAGGTTTAGTCTCCACcactaatataaaaataataacagtaacAATAATCTTCCATATGTTTGGCCTAGGAGAAGAAAGACTAGCAGTGGGAATGTGGAGGAGGGATGATAAGATGTACTGATGTGAATTGAAAGGGCAAAAGTTTGATTCCAAGAGCAAACATCCTTCCTGGCTATACAGTCAGTGATTGTTTTCCTACCTAGGAAACAAGTTTTATTCAAataatgtttaattatttaatatctaaaatattttcaagctattttaatACTCTAAAAATAAAAGTGAGAGAACTGATCACTGTGCTATTTCCTGCCAAAACAATGTGAGCTGTTCGTGTAGAAGCACATGTGCAAAGCATGAATATTAACCCCGAGAAAAGGTGTGAGATTCCATCATTTTATCTTGCTGAAAAgtggttttcatttcatttttaaatgccaCACTATCTGCACATTGTTAAAATTCAGAAAACAATTGTGAAATGGAAGTTACCAAGAGCCCTTTTTTAATGATTGTGTAGTTATTCAAAATCAGTTCTAAAGAATAATATCTATTCAGTATGACCAGCTAAGTAAAGCTGGAGAGAACTAAGTCCAAGAAATCAGAAAATTAAGTTGAGCCTGTTACTGTACCAAAATATTTGCCACACTCATGTTTTAATGTGATACCTTTTCTTCTCCTCTTCCCCTTCTCCTTGAACCTGTCTGTCTCCCCCAACcacatactgaggattgaactctgggccACTTTACCACCTAAATATACCCCcagttcttttgagacagggtcttgctaggttgctgaggctggtcttgaacttgcaatgccTCAGCCTAgaaggtcactgggattacaggcatgaacagaATGTCTGGCTCTTTTTTTCATTCTTCATTAACTGTTTGGTGGAAGAAGTGGATAATAAATTGAGAGACTTGTCATAGGTTAAAATACAGTGATGAGTATTTACTGCTTTATCAAATGTAGTATGTAATGTTTCAGGCACAATAGTAGGGTTTCCAGTTTCTCTGTTTACAGAACTGTTTTCTTAGATTCAGAGTTTGTCTACTTGGCATTCATTAATCACAGGACCAAACAAAcagttttttcctctctcttgcatgtatttttaaatgcaacaCTATCTGCACATTGTTAAAATTTGG carries:
- the LOC143402255 gene encoding uncharacterized protein LOC143402255 isoform X1; its protein translation is MAEMNPAQGRVVFEDVAIYFSQEEWGHLDEAQRLLYCEVMLETLALLSSLGCWYGAEAEKAAPEQGVSVGAPQVRTPKPGSSTQNAQPSETCDPLLKDILHLAEQNRTQTEQKIHICESEPYQPQKQIEKNLSRRDNWKLSFLKNHGVHMAERALTCREEWKELPATSRLFQHQVSHCGWKPDRETEGKEALQSGHNDYVCSQCGKAFRYKHSMLEHHKSHRGERPYECSKCGKFFRYNANFVKHQRIHSGERTYECRECGKSFMYNYRLMRHKRVHTGERPYECDICGKFFRYSSTFFRHQRVHTGERPYECSECGKFFMDSSTLIKHQRVHTGERPYKCSECGKFFRYNSTLIRHQRLHTGERPYECSICGEFFRYNSNLIKHWRNHTGERPYKCSECGKSFRYHCRLIRHQRVHTGERPYECSQCGKFFRYNSNLIKHWRNHTGERPYECSECGKAFSHKHILVEHQKIHTGERPYECSECRKAFIRKSHLVHHQKIHSEERLVCPVGVGLSSSTAPALLNIRNFTMKKIYH
- the LOC143402255 gene encoding uncharacterized protein LOC143402255 isoform X3, with product MHLHIEHLMLSPIVSPGCWYGAEAEKAAPEQGVSVGAPQVRTPKPGSSTQNAQPSETCDPLLKDILHLAEQNRTQTEQKIHICESEPYQPQKQIEKNLSRRDNWKLSFLKNHGVHMAERALTCREEWKELPATSRLFQHQVSHCGWKPDRETEGKEALQSGHNDYVCSQCGKAFRYKHSMLEHHKSHRGERPYECSKCGKFFRYNANFVKHQRIHSGERTYECRECGKSFMYNYRLMRHKRVHTGERPYECDICGKFFRYSSTFFRHQRVHTGERPYECSECGKFFMDSSTLIKHQRVHTGERPYKCSECGKFFRYNSTLIRHQRLHTGERPYECSICGEFFRYNSNLIKHWRNHTGERPYKCSECGKSFRYHCRLIRHQRVHTGERPYECSQCGKFFRYNSNLIKHWRNHTGERPYECSECGKAFSHKHILVEHQKIHTGERPYECSECRKAFIRKSHLVHHQKIHSEERLVCPVGVGLSSSTAPALLNIRNFTMKKIYH
- the LOC143402255 gene encoding uncharacterized protein LOC143402255 isoform X2, producing the protein MFPLQGPPTRELYLRSCEVCMHLHIEHLMLSPIVSPGCWYGAEAEKAAPEQGVSVGAPQVRTPKPGSSTQNAQPSETCDPLLKDILHLAEQNRTQTEQKIHICESEPYQPQKQIEKNLSRRDNWKLSFLKNHGVHMAERALTCREEWKELPATSRLFQHQVSHCGWKPDRETEGKEALQSGHNDYVCSQCGKAFRYKHSMLEHHKSHRGERPYECSKCGKFFRYNANFVKHQRIHSGERTYECRECGKSFMYNYRLMRHKRVHTGERPYECDICGKFFRYSSTFFRHQRVHTGERPYECSECGKFFMDSSTLIKHQRVHTGERPYKCSECGKFFRYNSTLIRHQRLHTGERPYECSICGEFFRYNSNLIKHWRNHTGERPYKCSECGKSFRYHCRLIRHQRVHTGERPYECSQCGKFFRYNSNLIKHWRNHTGERPYECSECGKAFSHKHILVEHQKIHTGERPYECSECRKAFIRKSHLVHHQKIHSEERLVCPVGVGLSSSTAPALLNIRNFTMKKIYH